From Carassius auratus strain Wakin chromosome 9, ASM336829v1, whole genome shotgun sequence:
GGTAGAGCTAAGAACTTGGCTTTAGTGTTGTTTAACACTCTTAAGCGATTTCACAGCTTTTGAATTTGCAACTGAAGCTGGTTTGTAAAGTGTGTTGACTCTGGCCTGATCAGTATGTCTCTGACACCATGCCCTACTCTAAAGAATGGCTCCAATGAACTTCTGTTCACTGTGAGTGACTCTGctttgaataaataattacaggCAGGCTTGGGCACCAATACAATTGAATTGTGAATGCCttttaaatgccatttaaaatgtcaaaaaatataagttaaagtttttatgtatttattttcagaacGAACCAGCACTCTTCTGCCACCCCTGCATTGtttgaatgcaaatgtttaatgcacatttgtaaatgtaaattcacttttaaaaataaaataaatgtaaacaaatgttaaggtaaatttgtaaatgaaatataattgGCCAAATATTACCTGTGTAATAAAGGATCATAATTAACTTTAACATATTGGAACTTTGTaatgtgaatatttattattgatatgTATGAAACATACTTACATTTTTGCCTATTTTATTCTTGTTCTGGCTAATTCAGTTCCTCTGTTTTGCCTAAATCTTTGCCTATTAAATTCCTATTCCTTTCATTACAGTTCCAATATAACGTCTTGTAAGGCCAATTTGATTCATATTCATGAGCTGAAAAGCAACAAGTTCTTAATGAATCCTGTATTTTGCCTAAACTTGGCTAGAATAATTTACAAGTATTGGCACAAATAAAAACTCAGCAGTGGTACAAAATTAGTTTTTCCTCTGTTCCTTTCTTCTGTATTTGAGTATGTCAGTTTGTGTCTAATTTAGGTGACATAGTGGCTTAATATATTCATACTGCATCGATTCAATCTGTACTGCTTGACAGATGGGAAAATTTGCCATCGCATTTGCATTCTTAATCTTCTTTCTGTTTGACACTTTGCTTATGAAACATTTAATGACTGTTTACTTCAATCAGTTTTCAAATGGCTTAAACCTTGATTTCTGTCCTAAATGTTGTTTTCCTTCCTCTCTTGCAGGACATGAGTTGCTCTCGGAGCTGCAGCAGAGGCGTTTCAATGGCTCTGagggtggaggaggaggtggcACAGCCTGGTCACCCATGGATGATGAGCTGCTGGCTCAGCCCCAGGTGATGAAGCTCCTGGACTCTCTGAGGGAACAGTACACAAAGTATCAGGAAGTTTGCCGACAGCGCAGCAAACGCTCCCAGCTAGAGGAAATCCAAACCAAGGTCATGCAGGTAAAACACTGGGGGGTGGAAAATAAgaattgtaaacaaataaaaatcactttCAGATAGCCGGGTTGTGTTGTAGAAGAACTGTCTTTGGGTTGCCTTTGGTGCTTTTCAGTTTTCAGACATTCCAGTTTTCTTTGTTTGAGCCAAAAAGCAAAACTGTGTTGTACAAAGAGATATCTTTGCCTTTTATGAACACCACATGATGTGGTGTAGTGTGAGTTTCAATTTCATCTGTACACcattttgctttatttgtatgtctaaatttcagtgaggtttaaaaaaaacacatctttctCCACAGCATCATTTCAGACTGTGGCTGGGTTTTAGTACTTTGGTGAATCAGCAGTCTTGGTCCACAAATAGAGCCATTTTTGGTGGTTCTTTGCACCATTCAATCTTTAGTCTTTCCGCAGAAAAGATTTGTCACATAATTCTTACACAAACGGTGCTGTGCTGTCTTCTTGGAAGGCTTACAAAATGCACTCCCACAAAATTCCCACTGAGAATCCGATTACTATCGAGAATCACTATGTGTCGCATGGTTTTAACAAATCTCGCAGCTTTCAAGTTTAGAATGAGGGAAATTAATTTATTCGACATAGCTTGtaggtttgaataataaaataaatccacgCAAAGTCTTAAGATTAAAACAGTAATTTGAATCCATGACCTCTCTCAGAGCGCGCTTCTCATCAGTGCATCAGTGACCTGCACGCTGCGATACAAGACTCACTCACATTTCACGACAGCTGACAGAACTGTCACTTGACTAGTCATGTCATTGTTGCAttgtcacaaaaatgtataataatttgcacaccttttttaagaattttaagcCATTTGGTACTCATGCGCTTCAAAAGTTGTTTTATGTGCCCTAACAGTCGCATTCAAAGCTTGTGCGTATAAAGTTGACTCGCGAGTATTATATAAGAGTTATTTTCCGTAGTTTGTTGAGTTTAAGCAAccaaatacaaacaatatgatGTCTGATGGGTGTTGACAAATAAAACGGTTTCATggcacactaaaataaaatacagggggaaaaagaTCAAACAACATTAAACAACACTGCGTCGTCAGTGTTGGTTTTGTATCAGACACTTGCAATTAACATCAGTCTATATGAAAAACAAGCTGAACTGGAGTTAACAAGGTCTTTGGCTGGCGAATGAGGAGATCTGTGTTTTGTCCGCACCTGAGGCAAGTGCAGCACATTATATGCCATTATCACCTTTTACAGGTTAggatataacatttattttttttgctgtttaatacaCTTGGCCGAAATCTCATGATATAAACGGTCAAGCACTTATGCACAGGATATTTTAAACGTACAAAAGTATATTGGCTAGATGGCAAAAAAAACTGCTTCTCCAGTCTTCAAACACTCAAAAATAATAGCCTTTACAGACACAGTGTTTGAGTATGTTGAGAAATGCTTTACTATTCAAAGTTATTTGTTTACCCTTGCTTTGCGGATAAGCATAGATCTGTCTCCTCCAGGCTGTGCGCGGCGCTCAATCTGAGTGGAGGCGCATGAAGTGACAAGGTTTCGCTTAGAGCTTAAGGATCCAATGGCGTTACCAAGTTTTACAAGCTCTTTTAAATACttatcattggttaaatatttctaaaaccctgtgatttaaaataataataacaaattataatattattattcatggCACACATCTGTCTGTCATACTGAaacgctgcccctggaggagggggATCCACCAAAATGAGGTGCCGGACCGGATTTCGGAGGTTCCAGATCCGGTTTGTTCCGGCACAAATTAAGCCCtgtgatttccacaaaaaaatattaaggagcTGTTTTCAGCACCAAGTTaacatattatactgatttctgaatgaaaattcagctttgccatcactggcataaattacattttaaaatgtttatataagaAAACAGTTACCTTACCTTCCTACTAACCCAGGAAGTAACTTGTTGCAGTCTCTATGAGCCGTAACTATAGGAATTACACTGCCAtgattttaaaagacaatatctCCGTTTTCATTGAGCTTTCAACATCataactttgcagatatttttttatgatcaaaAAGCAACATTACACCCTAATTagttaaagttaaaaaagtttaaagttttaaaaaggggaaagtttaagttaaaaaaaagttaaatcacaatcaaccacccctttaaaatcACCTTGGAAAACCTCTGATGGttatttctatacatttttgTATAGAAATTCTGCAACCAGTATTTTTTAGTTGGTTATTGTAATATCTGTAGTCACCAAGTGTAGTGTTTAGGTTATGTTAAGTTTAGGTTAAGGTGATGGTGAAATCAGAGGTTGTGTATCGTATGAAAGTCTCAGAGCCACTCTTGTTGGATGAAACAAAAATGTCTGTTTCCATGGTGATCAGTATATTGGAAGGTGCACATCTTATGTGTCTGAAAATAGTTTGGCCTACTTACTTCTGTGAAAAATTGCGCAGGGAAGGGGGAGGGGTCATTTGTAAGCCACAGTGCCTGAAGCAATTACAGACAGGAAGGCGAGGTAAGCAGCGGTTCTTAAAAAGTTCAGTCACCTCAGCGTTAGACAAATTAATGACTTTCTTCACAAAGCAGGCTCTCTTGCTGCTGTTCCAGACTTTTCATTTGCTCCCCTAGTTCATTAAAcaataaaagtttaattaatttgtcTTCCATTTCAGTGGTTATTCCCATTTCTTTTACCTCTCAGCTTGAGAATTGAGACTGAACTTGCATATCAAGCAAGTTAATTAAATTGTTAGTTCACTCATAAGTGAAcagtttgtaaattttttttcatcatgtcgttccaaacctgcatgctTTTCTTTCTATGCAACACAAATAGATGAATTTTGAAGAAGGGCAAAACACCATAAAGTTAATTGACATTTGAAGACACAGTATTTGTGTGGAAACAAGAGTGAAATACAAGTCATTATCACTGACAATCTTCCGTTTTGCTGCAGCTCTGAAATCCCATTTGTTCTCTAAAATactcatgttctttcaaaatcTGACAGCTGAAAGATTGTGCAGCCCTCCAGACATGCAACCCACATTTGTCTTTTTGTAAACGAGTAAATATCTGATTTAGTAAATCTCTAATTTGGGCTCTCATCGACCTGATCCTGTCATTTAGATAATTAGATTTGCTCTGTGTTCTTCCTGATTTCTTTCCGGTTAGAGTCTGCTCTGGCTCGGGGTCAAATGTGGTAGTGATTCACTAATTAAAGGTTtctttgtctgtgtttgtttggtgtgtgAGCAGGTTGTGAATTGGCTGGAGGGTCCTGGCACAGAGCAGCTCTGCACACAGTGGGGGATTGGAGACTCCATTCGTGCTTCTCAGGCCTTGCAGCAGAAACACGAGGAGATCGAGAGTCAACACAGTGTAAGTACGACCACAATCTctagtgcatgttttttttaggtATGTAGAGGCTCTGTGAAATGCAAATGGGGACTTTTTGAAGAGTTTTTACACAGGTCTGTTCCATACAATGAATGTTTAGCGTGACCATGGCAATAAAGATCCaaaaaagacacttttttttttttttaccaccaaaATAAAGGATAAACAAGCAAAAGCAGTGATTTTGCGACAGATTTTTTGTGGCCATAGCTGCTAATTTGTTTGcaaggttttattttgtgtttcagtcGAGTGTGAACTCgcaataaacatttgttttttctcAATAGTTAGATTTTCATTTGCAAAATGTAAGTTTCTTTCGCAATACTTCAATTCTTTTATATGTGGCATTAATTTGCCTCCATATCactgttttttataaatataaaaccaaacttgtgtgtgtatatatatatatatatatatatatatatatatataatataaaaaatcaatTGAACATGCATCAGTGTGATTAAAAACGACCTAAAATGAAAGAAACCATCTTTAGGAAAAGCTTATTTGAAGTGTACTTTTTTTGGCTTACATCCCATTCATTTACATAGAGAGGGAGGGGTTTATGACCTATACTACAGGCAGACACCAGATGGCGATCTAATGGTTTGGCTTCACTTTTCAGGGCATGTGTGGCACAACTGAACTAAACAGCTATGTCCACTGGTACTTGTAGTCTTTTAACCAGTGAATTGTAAATGGTGTACATTGAATACTGGTGGTCACTGTGGTATTTGGCCTTAAAAGTTGTGAACCACTGTTGTAGACCATAGAACTCAAACAGTTAGAGCTTCTGAAAGAAAAATGATCCGTCAAATCAACTTAAGTTAAGTCAGATGACACTAAAATGCTATATGCTACAGTTGAAGTCCTGCCAGTAGGCGGCGTTATTGATGTAATTTACTTGCAATCACATGCTGCTCTTCTAGAATATCTGTGCTGTGATTATGCACACTTTGTTTGAGgaaataaacatgtattttttttttaggttcactTTTAAATCTTGGATTCAGGCTGATCTGGGAGATTTAAGTACATAAAGTCATCAATCAGAGCTTTATGTTTACAGTCtttgtaaatgcatttgatttGCTTTAAAGATGCGGTTTTCACCAACAGATTTGCACAGTTTTCCTGGAGGACAGCTGTTTGGCCATCTGTCTCAGGAGTGGTTTGTGGTGTACGTTTGGCTTGTCTGAAGTTGTTACTGCCTGTGTATTTCTTCAGTGTGGTTTGTGGCTCACTGAGATCACAAACAGCCTCTTTTATTTACAGGCATCTCTTTGACGTAGAGTTGTTGCTATTGATGTTTTGTTACAGGAAGGTGATGTTTTGGAGTGTGTGACTCTGTAGATTTATGGTTTGTTGAACAGTGCCCTCTTTGCCATGTTGAGTCAGGAACTGAGCCAATTATTGACATACAATCCATAGGTTTTGTAAAAAGTGATTTAGTGTTAGTCATCATGCAAACTTGATGCCATAGTGGTGAGATTTCTTGGAAGATGGTTTAACAGTGGTGTTATTTCAACATTCTGTGAACAGGGATTTTGGACACAATAGTCCTTTATCTTGAGCTAATCATTTTCAAAAGAACATGTGATATAAAGCAGCTGCTcagtattatataaatacataaaatatataaaatgcaattttattctttattcctttctgaccccaaaccttaGAATGGTATCAAGCAATATTACCGGTAGTAGTTATCTTTGCCTAAGCATTCACCACTAGTTAACATTGTTAGCCTAGTTTTTCTATAAAAATTTACGGGGGaattaatgtgttaattataaataaaaatttgattagTTAGTTTGATACAGTTAATTTAAAGGCCTTGTCATCAGTCCATAATCTGCAAATGTTCTACATTTTAGAGATTTTGTGgtgttgtatttatatttatgtttcataGGAGCTGTTGTATCCATTTGACCTGTGGTGTTGGTGTACTGTTTATTGACTGGAGATCTTTATGAGTGCTGGTGGTTTGTTTAACTGTGTTTTAACCGCTCACGTCATGCTGTTTGCTGCAGGAGTGGTTTGCCGTTTATGTGGAGCTGAACCAGCAGATCGCAGCCCTGCTGAGCGCAGGAGATGAAGAGGATCTGATGGAGCTCAAGGGTCTGCAGCAGCAGCTCAGTGACGTCTGCTACCGGCAGGCCAGCCAATTAGAGTTCAGACAGAACGTCCTGCAGTCTGCCCATGAGTTCCACATGACCGCACAAGATGTGAGATTCAATACGATCAGATAATATCACTAGATCTTCATGGAATCTGCACTCACAGAATTGCATTCTAAATTAAAGCTCTGCAGAATTCcacagaacacaaacacactgtgcaTGTAGATACATGTAAATTTTCAGTCTGGCTACTTTGATGCTTCCGCTGTCAGTACGGTGTAATACTATCAGATCTGTTTAAAGTTGACATTAAGTCACATTTGatgatttttactttttaaacacaGTTCTGGGTTCTAGAGAAAAAATTTAGGCATCCTAAATTTAGCACTGACACAGCCATTCGTTTCAAGATTTTCACCTAAATTGGGGAGTtatgagctacttttagccttCAGATGTTTTGGTAATACAGGCCCTGGTCTTTTTGTGCTCCGTTCATCTGGGCCTGTTATTCTGAATGAAATCTGATTGAAATGCAGCAACTTGCTCCGCTTctgaaataaatgttcttttcgTTTAATAATATGAATCCCTCTTAGATATTCATCCTGTGCCCTCTATTCATCTGACTCCATTGTGGTATTTAACAGCCGCTTTTTGTAATCCTATCTAAAttccagaaggaaaaaaaatcaagtctCGCCCtactttctgtttttcttttgttgaataTCCTGTTCCCCTTGGGTGTTTGTCaaagtacagaaataaaatgtCTTGAAGTCGACATTAAATGCCATTTGCGCACAAGCCACAGATTTCCTCACCGGGCAGCACAGAAAATCTATGTACACATTCATTGTGAGCCTATGTATTACTTagttgattattttattgtttattgagtgtttcaactctatgtgaatatatacatCTATAGAAAGCAGCTTTCTGATGTGTTTGTCACAGATGTCCCAGCAGTTAGACGGGCTGTTAGGCATGCTGTGTGCGGACGTCGCCCCTGCAGATGGAGCTGCAATCCAGCAAACTCTCAAACATCTGGAGGAGAAACTCAAGAGCGTGGGTAGGAAATGCTGTTGTCCTACTCGTACCTCTGATCCTGGTTTATGTAATAAAAGTTTGATAAACCAGAACTTTTGGTGCTTATGCATCATATATCCGGATGACTGATTTTCAAGAACCACCCAAgacatctaaataaaataaattgtgtctGGTTGTCTCGTCATTTATTGGTGTTTGATCATGAAACATGCTTTTTTAAAGTAGCAGACACTTGTATTTAAAGCagctaattacaaaaataataataattcttaaactgaagtaaaacattaattaaaacaaagtgtaaTCTGCTTCTCCATTTTATACTTAGTGGTTTAAacaacatatacattttaaattattttataaaatacaagCCTTGTTAATGCAACTTTTTCAGGGTGACTGGCATTAGAATCTTAAAAGTTTCCTCTATTTCTGTCTTCCAGAGGGTGCCTTGCAAAGCTTGAGagaaaaaggccaagtactgcttgACCAGATGTCTACCCAGACATCCTTTTCCTATGGCAAGGATGTAAGCATTGAGAACAAGGAGAATATCGACCACATTCACAGTGTCATGGATGACATGCAGCTCCGTAAACAGAGGTTCCTCTTCtcttttcatcatttttaatCATGGACATGGCACTTCTGGTGTACCAAACAAAAGCGATGATGGCCCGATGTGTTCGCTTGTGTTTTATAGGTGTGAGGACATGGTTGATGTCAGGAGACTCAAGATGCTGCAGATGGTACAGCTCTTCAAGTGTGAGGAAGATGCTTCCCAGGTCAGAGCTTGAAATTCAGACGGAGAGACTCTTAGAAGTGGGTCTGTAGTTTCTGAGGGGCTGTAAAGGCCTTTTAATTTGTTTCGCAGGCAGTGGAGTGGTTAGGAGAGTTGCTCGATGCTTTGTTGAAGACCCACATTCGACTGGGAGATGATTCCCAGGAAACCAAAGTGCTGCTGGAGAAACACAAGAAGTTTGTGGATGTTGCACAGGTATTTTGAATGTCCTCAGCTGGCACACTTATCAGCAAATTGAATGAGCAGCTAGACAAAATCAAACCccaataaatttaatttaaaaattaagtattaaagtAGTTGTGATCTAATTTAATCCTCATACATTTTCAtggatttatatatgtatatattattattaaaaaaaaatttaattacactttaataaatatttaagtctTATTAGAAATCTTATTTTTTCCTCTGTGTATGagcgattatttttttcttcttcttcttttaagaGTATTGTTAATTGTTGGAGTATCCAGCCCATGTTCTGTTATCGCTTCAGTAACACCTTCCTTTTGTGCTTTCAGAGCACCTATGATTACGGCCGTCAGCTGCTGCAGGCCACAGTGGT
This genomic window contains:
- the LOC113108326 gene encoding SEC14 domain and spectrin repeat-containing protein 1-like; the encoded protein is MEASKMLPMLKKKLAFLSGGKDRRSGLILTIPLCTEQTSMEELSATLDYLLGIPSEKCKARGFTVIVDGRKSQWNIVKTVVLMLQNVIPAEVSLVCVVKPDEFWDKKVTHFCFWKEKDRLGFEVILVSANKLTRYIEPCQLTDEFGGSLVYDHLDWLNKRLVFEKFTKESTSLLDELTVINENEKGGQAEKDRPSESNILPSFDPETVLQTGHELLSELQQRRFNGSEGGGGGGTAWSPMDDELLAQPQVMKLLDSLREQYTKYQEVCRQRSKRSQLEEIQTKVMQVVNWLEGPGTEQLCTQWGIGDSIRASQALQQKHEEIESQHSEWFAVYVELNQQIAALLSAGDEEDLMELKGLQQQLSDVCYRQASQLEFRQNVLQSAHEFHMTAQDMSQQLDGLLGMLCADVAPADGAAIQQTLKHLEEKLKSVEGALQSLREKGQVLLDQMSTQTSFSYGKDVSIENKENIDHIHSVMDDMQLRKQRCEDMVDVRRLKMLQMVQLFKCEEDASQAVEWLGELLDALLKTHIRLGDDSQETKVLLEKHKKFVDVAQSTYDYGRQLLQATVVLCQSLRCTTRSSGDTLPRLNRVWKQFTVTSDERQHRLEMASAFHTAAEKILRESPESAELMVDVAYEEVETVGKGLLDRLTVPVIFPDGSEQFFGSPGDMASSAESIRERMKLVEEKRFLQEEADQRLDEEALEAGPRES